A genome region from Bordetella genomosp. 10 includes the following:
- a CDS encoding Bug family tripartite tricarboxylate transporter substrate binding protein, whose product MKKLLAAVAAAAFAAMLACAAPAARADTYPSRPIRLVVPLAPGGSADVLGRLIAQKLSEKYGQSVIVENRPGVGGNIGAENVARSEPDGYSLLFGTIGIHSTYKIYPNLKYDPSRDLQPVVLLAELPNVLVVPANSELTDTRAVIAEGKAHPNTLFFGSAGFGSSTHMAGELFKYQSHAAISHIPYKGSGPALTDLVGGRLQLMFENLPTALPLIKSGQLRALAVTSPTRAPSLPDVPTIAEDGLPGYAFTAWFTIAAPAHTPEAIVAKLNRDIREIMLSKDMQAKLADLGVTPVPGDRDVKATATFIAGETRTFSQMIQAAHLTAR is encoded by the coding sequence ATGAAAAAACTTCTTGCGGCCGTGGCCGCGGCCGCGTTCGCGGCAATGCTCGCCTGCGCCGCGCCGGCGGCGCGCGCCGACACCTATCCCTCGCGGCCCATCCGGCTGGTCGTGCCGCTGGCGCCCGGCGGCAGCGCGGACGTGCTGGGCCGGCTCATCGCCCAGAAGCTGTCCGAGAAATACGGCCAGAGCGTCATCGTGGAAAACCGTCCTGGCGTGGGCGGCAATATCGGCGCGGAGAACGTCGCCCGCTCGGAACCCGACGGCTACAGCCTGCTCTTCGGCACCATCGGCATCCACTCCACCTACAAGATCTATCCGAACCTGAAATACGACCCCTCCCGGGACCTGCAACCGGTGGTGCTGCTGGCCGAACTGCCCAACGTCCTGGTGGTGCCCGCGAACAGCGAACTGACCGATACCCGCGCCGTCATCGCCGAGGGCAAGGCGCATCCGAACACGCTGTTCTTCGGCTCCGCCGGTTTCGGTTCCTCCACGCACATGGCGGGAGAACTCTTCAAGTACCAATCCCACGCCGCCATCTCGCACATCCCCTACAAGGGCAGCGGCCCGGCCCTCACCGACCTGGTCGGCGGCCGCCTGCAACTGATGTTCGAGAACCTGCCCACCGCGCTGCCGCTGATCAAGTCCGGGCAGCTTCGCGCCCTGGCGGTGACCAGCCCGACCCGCGCGCCCAGCCTGCCCGATGTCCCCACCATCGCCGAGGACGGCCTGCCCGGCTACGCCTTCACCGCCTGGTTCACCATCGCCGCGCCGGCCCATACCCCGGAGGCCATCGTCGCCAAGCTGAACCGCGACATCCGCGAGATCATGCTGTCCAAGGACATGCAGGCCAAGCTGGCCGACCTGGGCGTCACGCCGGTGCCGGGCGACCGCGACGTGAAGGCGACCGCCACCTTCATTGCCGGCGAGACCCGGACGTTCAGCCAGATGATCCAGGCGGCGCACCTCACCGCGCGCTGA
- the treY gene encoding malto-oligosyltrehalose synthase: MTSKRSRFHPHGARAQGPANAAARAAPGASVPADALSTGTPRATVRLQFHAGYTLDDAVAQVPYFARLGVSHVYASPLTRARRGSTHGYDVVDHGQVNPELGGEAALRRLVQALHAHGMGLILDIVPNHMATSADNPWWWSVLRDGRASPHATWFDIDWEPADTGLHGKVLAPFLGKPYGAALADGDIRLRLGDAGWYIDAAGAPYPLADGSLDASLPDPAHAHDPATPAGRARLHELLERQAYRLAWWRSAADEINWRRFFEITDLIGVRVEQPAVFDAVHAMALRLYEEGLVDGLRVDHVDGLADPIAYCARLHAELADRSARRPGARAGQAPYLIVEKILGNDEVLDERWMVDGTTGYDFMDQVGAVLHDAAGVGPITELWQTLAIDTRSFAEVADEARELMLLRHFPAERYATARALHRVAALDPMTRDWGQAAILRVLWQLLRAFPVYRTYADAQGRHALDQLRFDAAAATAHARIRADRDGDDGPLLEAMGDWLGGQPSRGLPPEQREARELATRRFQQLTPPLTAKSLEDTAFYRYGRLLSRNEVGADPAVFHLPVEAFHRRCAARARRLPRAMVTTATHDHKRGEDTRARIMALSEVPTAWSRFAHDWMHAHAPAAYNGNGQLAPHPADLYMLLQTLVGAWPLDLRADDADGLRAYAERVGAWQLKALREAKVRTSWVAPDESYEQACASTLEALMQPGEADDVAAFAHRIAAAGAVNSLSQTLLRLTVPGVPDLYQGTEFWDFSLVDPDNRRPVDYAARAAALDAHDAGDVDGLLAGWRDGRIKQAIVHGALEARRARPGLYAQGSYVPLPVLGPRGDHIVAFVRSLGDQHVFVLAPRLVGRHLRADDGDAANADAGLCLPRIDAAFWETTAVVLPHRYAGAVLRDALSGRERRVGADSILPLAEALADFPVALLPAD, from the coding sequence TTGACATCAAAACGCTCCCGTTTTCATCCGCACGGCGCGCGCGCGCAGGGGCCGGCGAACGCGGCCGCGCGCGCTGCGCCCGGCGCTTCCGTGCCCGCCGACGCCTTATCCACCGGCACGCCGCGCGCCACGGTGCGCCTGCAATTTCACGCGGGCTACACGCTGGACGACGCCGTCGCGCAGGTGCCGTATTTCGCGCGGCTGGGCGTGAGCCACGTCTATGCCTCGCCGTTGACGCGCGCGCGGCGCGGCTCCACGCACGGCTACGACGTGGTCGACCACGGCCAGGTCAACCCGGAACTCGGCGGCGAAGCCGCGCTGCGCCGCCTGGTCCAGGCGCTGCATGCGCACGGCATGGGGCTCATCCTCGACATCGTGCCCAACCATATGGCCACCAGCGCCGACAATCCCTGGTGGTGGAGCGTGCTGCGCGACGGCCGCGCCAGCCCGCACGCCACCTGGTTCGACATCGACTGGGAACCGGCCGACACCGGCCTGCACGGCAAGGTCCTGGCGCCCTTTCTCGGCAAGCCCTATGGCGCGGCCCTCGCCGACGGCGACATCCGGCTGCGCCTGGGCGACGCCGGCTGGTATATCGACGCGGCCGGGGCCCCTTATCCGCTGGCCGACGGCAGCCTCGACGCCAGCCTGCCCGATCCCGCGCACGCGCACGACCCCGCCACGCCGGCGGGACGCGCGCGCCTGCACGAATTACTGGAACGCCAGGCCTACCGCCTGGCCTGGTGGCGCAGCGCCGCCGATGAAATCAACTGGCGGCGCTTCTTCGAGATCACCGACCTGATCGGCGTGCGCGTGGAGCAGCCCGCGGTCTTCGACGCCGTGCACGCCATGGCGCTGCGCCTCTACGAAGAGGGCCTCGTCGACGGCCTGCGGGTCGACCACGTCGACGGCCTGGCCGACCCCATCGCCTATTGCGCGCGCCTGCACGCCGAACTCGCCGACCGGTCGGCGCGGCGGCCCGGCGCGCGGGCCGGCCAGGCGCCCTACCTGATCGTCGAGAAAATCCTCGGCAACGACGAAGTCCTGGACGAACGCTGGATGGTGGACGGCACGACCGGCTACGACTTCATGGACCAGGTCGGCGCGGTGCTGCACGACGCCGCCGGCGTGGGGCCCATCACCGAACTGTGGCAGACCCTGGCGATCGACACCCGGTCCTTCGCCGAGGTCGCCGACGAGGCGCGCGAACTGATGCTGCTGCGGCACTTTCCGGCCGAGCGCTACGCCACCGCGCGCGCCCTGCACCGCGTCGCCGCCCTGGATCCCATGACGCGCGACTGGGGCCAGGCCGCCATCCTGCGCGTGCTGTGGCAGTTGTTGCGCGCCTTTCCGGTCTACCGCACCTATGCGGATGCGCAGGGCCGCCATGCGCTGGACCAGCTCCGTTTCGACGCGGCCGCCGCCACGGCCCATGCGCGCATCCGCGCCGACCGCGACGGCGACGACGGTCCGCTGCTCGAAGCCATGGGCGACTGGCTGGGCGGCCAGCCCTCGCGCGGCCTGCCGCCCGAGCAAAGGGAAGCGCGCGAGCTGGCCACGCGCCGCTTCCAGCAACTGACCCCGCCGCTGACCGCCAAGTCCCTGGAAGACACCGCTTTCTACCGCTACGGCCGCCTGCTCTCCCGCAACGAGGTCGGCGCCGATCCGGCCGTCTTCCACCTGCCCGTCGAGGCTTTCCACCGCCGCTGCGCGGCACGCGCGCGCCGCCTGCCGCGCGCCATGGTGACCACCGCCACGCACGACCACAAGCGCGGCGAGGACACGCGCGCGCGCATCATGGCGCTGAGCGAAGTCCCCACGGCCTGGAGCCGCTTCGCCCACGACTGGATGCACGCGCACGCGCCCGCCGCCTACAACGGCAACGGCCAGTTGGCCCCGCATCCGGCCGACCTCTACATGCTGCTGCAGACCCTGGTGGGCGCGTGGCCGCTGGACCTGCGCGCCGACGACGCCGACGGCCTGCGGGCCTATGCCGAACGGGTCGGCGCATGGCAACTGAAGGCCTTGCGCGAGGCCAAGGTCCGCACCAGTTGGGTGGCGCCGGACGAATCCTACGAGCAGGCCTGCGCGTCGACGCTGGAAGCCCTGATGCAACCCGGGGAAGCCGACGACGTCGCGGCCTTCGCGCATCGCATCGCCGCCGCCGGCGCCGTCAACAGCCTGTCCCAGACCCTGTTGCGCCTGACCGTGCCGGGCGTGCCCGATCTCTACCAGGGCACCGAATTCTGGGACTTCAGCCTGGTGGATCCGGACAATCGCCGTCCCGTGGATTACGCGGCGCGCGCCGCGGCGCTGGACGCCCACGACGCCGGCGACGTCGATGGCCTGCTGGCGGGCTGGCGCGACGGCCGCATCAAGCAGGCCATCGTGCATGGCGCCCTGGAGGCGCGCCGGGCGCGTCCCGGACTCTATGCGCAGGGCAGCTACGTGCCCCTGCCGGTGCTGGGACCGCGCGGCGACCACATCGTCGCCTTCGTGCGCAGCCTGGGCGACCAGCACGTCTTCGTGCTGGCGCCGCGGCTGGTCGGCAGGCACCTGCGCGCCGACGACGGCGACGCCGCCAACGCGGATGCGGGACTGTGCCTGCCGCGCATCGACGCCGCATTCTGGGAAACCACCGCGGTGGTGCTGCCTCACCGCTATGCGGGCGCCGTCCTGCGCGACGCCCTGAGCGGCCGCGAACGGCGCGTCGGCGCCGACAGCATCCTGCCGCTGGCCGAGGCCCTGGCGGATTTCCCGGTGGCGCTGCTGCCGGCCGATTGA
- the malQ gene encoding 4-alpha-glucanotransferase: protein MTSSGIDSPADADLAALASQAGIAVDWVDARGQPRRVADDVLRAMLGALGLPAADAAQIRDSAARLHEENGQPAGLLIVDAGAPIEFDARPDDAYLLLGEDGEQRTLAAHDTDDGRTRLPAVDTPGYYVLEAGDWRRNLAVVPPRSPSVAELLETPHPRAWGISAQLYSLRRHHGGDPAQMAGMGDFTALTRLATAAGQRGAAALAISPVHAMFAADPGRYSPYGPSSRLFLNSLYVDPSAVLGEAAVGAALRGLGLGDEALRLDGLSLIDWPAVARLRLKVLRRLYDDFRDDAHSELQDAFTRFRIAGGEALESHARFEALHARHLPPLGDATDWRLWPADLRDPAGSGVRAYAHAHDRDVAFHIFLQWLAAQGLAGAQQAARAAGMGIGLIGDLAVGTDPGGSHAWSRQADILEGLSPGAPPDIYNPLGQCWGLTAFSPRALHLSGYAAFIEMLRAALAHTGGLRIDHVLGLARMWLVPQGAPAADGAYLRYPLDDMLRLVALEAWRHRALIIGENLGTVPEGFNHRIEQAGMLGMDVLWFQRDGWAGNPAPFQQPRYWPGAAIATTTTHDLPTVAGWWRGADIGWRDGLKLLGPGETGESLRHERERDRGALWHALREAGCIGHDQPPAPPADAPVEAVLRFVAGTPVPLMLAPLEDLLAQEEQPNLPGTIDSHPNWRRRLEPEVEHVFDLQPVRLRVDAIEAGRRGHA, encoded by the coding sequence ATGACAAGCTCTGGCATCGATAGTCCGGCGGACGCGGACCTTGCCGCCCTGGCCTCTCAGGCCGGCATCGCGGTGGACTGGGTGGACGCGCGCGGCCAGCCGCGACGGGTGGCGGACGACGTGCTGCGCGCCATGCTGGGCGCGCTGGGGCTGCCGGCGGCCGACGCCGCGCAGATCCGGGACAGCGCCGCGCGTCTGCACGAAGAGAACGGGCAGCCCGCCGGCCTGCTGATCGTCGACGCCGGCGCGCCGATCGAATTCGACGCGCGTCCGGACGACGCCTATCTGCTGCTGGGCGAGGACGGCGAGCAACGCACCCTGGCGGCGCACGACACCGACGACGGCCGCACCCGCCTGCCGGCCGTCGACACCCCCGGCTATTACGTCCTGGAGGCCGGCGACTGGCGCCGCAACCTGGCCGTGGTGCCGCCGCGCAGTCCCAGCGTGGCGGAGTTGCTGGAAACCCCGCATCCGCGCGCCTGGGGCATCTCCGCCCAGCTCTACAGCCTGCGCCGCCACCATGGCGGCGACCCGGCGCAAATGGCCGGCATGGGAGACTTCACCGCGCTCACGCGCCTGGCCACCGCCGCCGGCCAGCGCGGCGCGGCGGCGCTGGCCATCAGCCCGGTGCATGCGATGTTCGCCGCCGATCCGGGCCGCTACAGCCCCTATGGGCCCTCTTCCCGGCTGTTCCTCAACAGCCTCTACGTCGATCCTTCCGCCGTGCTGGGCGAAGCGGCCGTGGGCGCGGCCCTGCGCGGCCTGGGCCTGGGCGACGAGGCCTTGCGCCTGGACGGCCTGTCCCTGATCGACTGGCCCGCCGTGGCGCGCCTGCGCCTGAAAGTGCTGCGCCGCCTGTACGACGATTTCCGCGACGACGCCCACAGCGAATTGCAGGATGCCTTCACCCGCTTCCGCATCGCCGGCGGCGAGGCCCTGGAAAGCCATGCCCGCTTCGAGGCCCTGCACGCGCGCCACCTGCCGCCGCTGGGCGACGCCACCGACTGGCGCCTCTGGCCGGCCGACCTGCGCGATCCGGCCGGCAGCGGCGTGCGCGCCTATGCCCACGCGCACGACCGCGACGTCGCCTTCCACATCTTCCTGCAATGGCTGGCCGCGCAAGGCCTGGCCGGCGCCCAGCAGGCGGCGCGCGCCGCCGGCATGGGCATCGGCCTGATCGGCGACCTGGCGGTCGGCACCGATCCCGGCGGCAGCCACGCCTGGAGCCGCCAGGCCGACATCCTCGAAGGCCTGTCGCCCGGCGCGCCGCCCGATATCTACAACCCGCTGGGCCAGTGCTGGGGCCTGACCGCGTTTTCGCCGCGTGCCCTGCACCTGAGCGGCTACGCGGCCTTCATCGAAATGCTGCGCGCCGCCCTGGCCCATACCGGCGGCCTGCGCATCGACCACGTGCTGGGCCTGGCCCGCATGTGGCTGGTGCCGCAAGGCGCCCCGGCCGCGGACGGCGCCTACCTGCGCTATCCGCTGGACGACATGCTGCGCCTGGTGGCGCTGGAGGCCTGGCGCCACCGCGCCCTGATCATCGGCGAAAACCTGGGCACCGTGCCCGAGGGCTTCAATCACCGCATCGAGCAGGCCGGCATGCTGGGCATGGACGTGCTCTGGTTCCAGCGCGACGGCTGGGCGGGCAATCCCGCCCCCTTCCAGCAGCCGCGCTACTGGCCGGGCGCGGCCATCGCCACCACCACCACCCACGACCTGCCGACCGTCGCCGGCTGGTGGCGCGGCGCCGACATCGGCTGGCGCGACGGCCTGAAACTGCTCGGTCCCGGCGAAACCGGCGAATCCCTGCGCCACGAGCGCGAGCGCGACCGCGGCGCGCTCTGGCACGCCTTGCGCGAGGCCGGCTGCATCGGCCACGACCAGCCGCCGGCGCCGCCCGCCGACGCGCCTGTCGAGGCGGTGCTGCGCTTCGTCGCCGGCACCCCCGTCCCGCTGATGCTGGCGCCGCTGGAGGACCTGCTGGCCCAGGAGGAACAACCCAACCTGCCGGGCACCATAGACAGCCATCCCAACTGGCGGCGCCGGCTGGAGCCGGAGGTCGAGCACGTCTTCGACCTGCAACCCGTGCGCCTGCGCGTGGACGCCATCGAAGCGGGACGCCGGGGGCATGCATGA
- the treZ gene encoding malto-oligosyltrehalose trehalohydrolase: MTSPVPAVSYSHGAVRLADGQTRFRLWAPNARHGVGLEIAGREPLPMRQAADGFYELDVPCEAGARYRYRVAPDLAVPDPASRLQAHDVHDDSVVVEPGAAYAWRHPEWRGRPWNETVFYEVHAGLAGGYAGIEARLSELAALGITAVELMPIADFPGPRNWGYDGVLPYAPDRAYGEPDELRRLIDTAHGLGLMVFLDVVYNHFGPDGNYLNAYASDFFRADVQTPWGAAIDFRRPAVRSYFAENALYWLAEYRFDGLRLDAVHAIKDVGWLEEMAAFVRARIDPARHVHLVLENDDNQVHPLLHGYQAQWNDDAHHVLHHLLTGESEGYYEDYVEQPAQRLARALTEGFVYQGQPSRHRGGERRGERSHLLPPTAFVLFLQNHDQTGNRALGERLGPLLRDARVLKAATALQLLAPQIPLIFMGEERGASTPFYYFTSHADAELAQAVRDGRRKEFQRFRAFANPAMRERIPDPNDPATYADANPYVGQPDPEVAAAYAELLALRHREIVPRLDGARAIGAHVLGMRAVVAQWRMGDGAVLSLYANLGGVDLRPDWLQVDLVDQTVLYESQAGAGAALHEGLLRRACTIALLQAPV; the protein is encoded by the coding sequence ATGACATCCCCGGTTCCCGCCGTTTCCTACAGCCACGGCGCCGTCCGCCTGGCCGACGGCCAGACCCGTTTCCGCCTCTGGGCGCCCAATGCCCGGCACGGCGTCGGGCTGGAAATCGCCGGCCGCGAACCCTTGCCGATGCGGCAGGCGGCCGACGGTTTCTACGAACTCGACGTCCCCTGCGAGGCCGGCGCGCGCTACCGCTACCGCGTCGCGCCCGATCTCGCCGTGCCCGACCCCGCCTCGCGCCTGCAAGCCCACGACGTGCACGACGACAGCGTGGTGGTCGAGCCCGGCGCCGCCTATGCCTGGCGCCATCCCGAATGGCGCGGGCGGCCGTGGAACGAAACGGTCTTCTACGAAGTGCATGCCGGCCTGGCCGGCGGCTACGCCGGCATCGAGGCGCGCCTGTCCGAGCTCGCGGCCCTGGGCATCACGGCCGTCGAGCTGATGCCCATCGCCGACTTTCCCGGCCCGCGCAACTGGGGCTATGACGGCGTGCTGCCGTACGCGCCCGACCGCGCCTATGGCGAGCCCGACGAACTGCGGCGCCTGATCGACACGGCCCACGGCCTGGGCCTGATGGTCTTCCTGGACGTGGTCTACAACCACTTCGGTCCCGACGGCAATTACCTGAACGCCTACGCTTCCGACTTCTTCCGCGCCGACGTGCAGACGCCCTGGGGCGCGGCCATCGATTTCCGCCGGCCGGCGGTGCGCAGCTACTTCGCCGAGAACGCGCTCTACTGGCTGGCCGAATACCGCTTCGACGGCCTGCGCCTGGACGCGGTGCACGCCATCAAGGACGTCGGCTGGCTGGAGGAAATGGCGGCCTTCGTGCGCGCCCGCATCGACCCCGCGCGCCACGTCCACCTGGTGCTGGAGAACGACGACAACCAGGTGCATCCCCTGCTGCACGGCTACCAGGCGCAATGGAACGACGACGCCCACCACGTGCTGCACCACCTGCTCACCGGCGAAAGCGAAGGCTATTACGAAGACTACGTCGAGCAGCCGGCCCAGCGCCTGGCGCGCGCCCTGACCGAGGGCTTCGTCTACCAGGGGCAGCCGTCGCGCCACCGCGGCGGCGAGCGGCGCGGCGAACGCAGCCACCTGCTTCCGCCCACCGCCTTCGTGCTGTTCCTTCAGAACCACGACCAGACCGGCAACCGCGCCCTCGGCGAACGGCTGGGGCCGCTGCTGCGCGATGCCCGCGTCCTCAAGGCCGCCACCGCCCTGCAGTTGCTGGCGCCGCAGATCCCGCTGATCTTCATGGGCGAGGAACGCGGCGCGTCCACGCCCTTCTATTACTTCACCAGCCACGCGGACGCCGAACTGGCGCAGGCGGTGCGCGACGGCCGGCGCAAGGAATTCCAGCGTTTCCGCGCCTTCGCCAATCCGGCCATGCGCGAGCGCATTCCCGACCCCAACGACCCCGCCACCTACGCCGACGCCAATCCCTACGTCGGCCAGCCCGACCCGGAGGTCGCCGCCGCCTATGCCGAACTGCTGGCCCTGCGCCACCGTGAAATCGTGCCGCGGCTGGACGGCGCGCGCGCCATCGGCGCGCACGTGCTGGGCATGCGCGCGGTGGTGGCGCAGTGGCGCATGGGCGACGGCGCGGTCCTCTCGCTCTACGCCAACCTGGGCGGCGTCGACCTGCGCCCGGACTGGCTACAGGTCGACCTGGTCGATCAAACGGTGCTATACGAAAGCCAGGCGGGCGCGGGCGCCGCGTTGCACGAAGGCCTGCTGCGGCGCGCATGCACGATCGCCCTGCTACAGGCTCCCGTATGA
- the glgX gene encoding glycogen debranching protein GlgX has product MSGVLPDRLAPGQPYPLGATSDGLGVNFAVFSANASRIDLCIFDERGRKELQRLPLPECTNEIWHGYLPDAAPGLVYGYRAYGPYDPRNGHRFNPHKLLLDPYAAELTGPPRWTDALFGYRLGGPRGDLTPDRRDSAPAMPKAVVADNAFHWGERRKPPTPWEHTVIYEAHVRGVSMRRDDVRAHLRGTVAALSNPRFIEHLHKIGVTALELLPVQAFLQDKFLVEKQLGNYWGYSTLSYFAPEPAYLRQGGPNDLRMAIRRLQAAGIEVILDVVYNHTCEGDETGPTLSWRGLDNASYYRLIPGDERYYINDTGCGNTLNLSHPRVLQMVMDSLRHWATAYRVDGFRFDLGVTLGREGHGFDPGSGFFDAVLQDPVLARLKLISEPWDVGPDGYQLGRQPPGFAEWNDKFRDTMRRFWRGDAGQRGEMAERLAGSSDLFDRRHRRPWASINFVASHDGFTTRDVVTYARKYNEANLEDNRDGHSNDYSCNWGAEGPSDDAYIEEIRGRVQRSLLASSFLSYGTPMLLAGDEFGNSQQGNNNAYCQDNAVSWLDWQQAASPEGRALIDFIGRLAAVRRDHPSLRVDNYGNGRREVAPDREGIAWFDVDGQPMTFEGWHDGEGRALAVRRMVATEEGLDVTLTLLNGGYEDLLFVLPDEGTAWRMLIDSSRPEAPAEQVHGHHFNLHAHGIAVFSGGPRGKEHS; this is encoded by the coding sequence ATGTCCGGCGTGCTTCCCGATCGGCTCGCCCCCGGCCAGCCCTATCCGCTGGGCGCCACCAGCGACGGCCTGGGGGTCAACTTCGCCGTCTTTTCGGCCAATGCCAGCCGCATCGACCTGTGCATCTTCGACGAGCGCGGCCGCAAGGAACTGCAGCGCCTGCCCCTGCCGGAGTGCACCAATGAAATCTGGCACGGCTACCTGCCGGACGCCGCGCCGGGCCTGGTCTACGGGTATCGCGCCTACGGCCCCTACGACCCCAGGAACGGCCACCGCTTCAATCCCCACAAGCTGCTGCTCGACCCTTACGCCGCCGAGCTGACGGGGCCGCCGCGCTGGACCGACGCCCTGTTCGGCTATCGCCTCGGCGGTCCGCGCGGCGACCTCACGCCCGACCGGCGCGACAGCGCGCCCGCCATGCCCAAGGCCGTGGTCGCCGACAACGCCTTCCACTGGGGCGAGCGGCGCAAGCCGCCCACGCCGTGGGAGCACACCGTCATCTACGAGGCCCACGTGCGCGGCGTCTCGATGCGGCGCGACGACGTGCGCGCGCATCTGCGCGGCACGGTGGCGGCGCTGTCCAACCCGCGCTTCATCGAGCACCTGCACAAGATCGGCGTCACCGCCCTCGAACTGCTGCCGGTGCAGGCCTTCCTCCAGGACAAGTTCCTGGTGGAAAAGCAATTGGGCAATTACTGGGGCTACAGCACGCTGTCCTATTTCGCGCCCGAGCCCGCCTACCTGCGGCAGGGCGGCCCCAACGACCTGCGCATGGCGATACGGCGCTTGCAGGCGGCGGGCATAGAAGTCATCCTGGACGTCGTCTACAACCACACCTGCGAGGGCGACGAGACCGGCCCCACCCTGTCCTGGCGCGGCCTGGACAACGCCAGCTACTACCGCCTCATCCCCGGCGACGAGCGCTACTACATCAACGACACCGGCTGCGGCAACACGCTCAACCTGTCGCACCCGCGCGTGCTGCAGATGGTGATGGACTCGCTGCGCCACTGGGCCACGGCCTATCGGGTCGACGGCTTCCGCTTCGACCTCGGCGTCACGCTGGGCCGCGAAGGCCACGGCTTCGATCCGGGATCCGGATTCTTCGACGCCGTGCTACAGGATCCCGTGCTGGCGCGCCTGAAACTGATCTCCGAACCGTGGGATGTCGGTCCCGACGGTTATCAACTGGGACGCCAGCCGCCGGGCTTCGCCGAATGGAACGACAAATTCCGGGACACCATGCGCCGCTTCTGGCGCGGCGACGCCGGACAGCGCGGCGAGATGGCGGAACGCCTGGCCGGCTCCAGCGACCTGTTCGACCGGCGCCACCGGCGTCCCTGGGCCTCCATCAATTTCGTCGCCTCGCACGACGGCTTCACCACGCGCGACGTCGTCACCTACGCCCGCAAGTACAACGAGGCCAACCTGGAGGACAACCGCGACGGCCACAGCAACGACTACAGTTGCAATTGGGGCGCGGAAGGACCCAGCGACGATGCCTATATCGAGGAAATCCGCGGCCGGGTGCAGCGCTCGCTGCTGGCGTCCAGCTTCCTTTCCTACGGCACGCCCATGCTGCTGGCCGGCGACGAGTTCGGCAACAGCCAGCAAGGCAACAACAATGCCTACTGCCAGGACAACGCCGTCTCCTGGCTGGATTGGCAGCAGGCCGCCAGCCCCGAAGGCCGCGCGCTCATCGATTTCATCGGCCGCCTGGCGGCCGTGCGCCGCGACCATCCCAGCCTGCGCGTCGACAACTACGGCAACGGCCGGCGCGAAGTCGCGCCCGACAGGGAAGGCATCGCCTGGTTCGACGTCGACGGCCAGCCCATGACCTTCGAAGGCTGGCATGACGGCGAGGGCCGCGCCCTGGCCGTGCGCCGCATGGTCGCCACCGAGGAGGGGCTGGACGTCACGCTGACCCTGCTCAACGGCGGCTACGAAGACCTGCTCTTCGTCCTGCCCGACGAGGGCACGGCATGGCGGATGCTCATCGACTCCAGCCGGCCGGAGGCGCCCGCCGAACAGGTGCACGGCCACCACTTCAATCTGCACGCGCACGGCATCGCGGTCTTCAGCGGCGGCCCGCGCGGCAAGGAGCATTCATGA